A genomic window from Gossypium hirsutum isolate 1008001.06 chromosome D10, Gossypium_hirsutum_v2.1, whole genome shotgun sequence includes:
- the LOC107931789 gene encoding staphylococcal-like nuclease CAN1, translating into MPVRDWFLAALACCYRVLNVQNQEILARKYRIQLRGIDAPESSMPYGKEAKEELVKLVGAKCLRVLVYGEDRYARCVEDIYCNGKFVQEIMLKKGLAWHYSAYDQRIELATWKKEARAERVGLWALPNPEKPWEWRKDKRQCR; encoded by the exons ATGCCGGTTCGGGATTGGTTTCTAGCGGCCTTAGCTTGTTGCTACAGGGTGTTGAATGTTCAGAACCAGGAGATTCTTGCTCGAAAGTATCGAATCCAGCTAAG GGGTATAGATGCACCAGAGAGTTCAATGCCATACGGTAAAGAAGCGAAAGAAGAGTTGGTTAAGCTTGTTGGTGCGAAATGTTTACGAGTTCTCGTCTATGGGGAAGATCGATACGCCCGTTGTGTCGAAGATATATATTGCAATGGAAAATTTGTACAGGAAATTATGTTGAAAAAGGGGCTTGCATGGCATTACTCTGCTTATGACCAACGTATAGAACTAGCAACT TGGAAAAAGGAGGCTCGAGCGGAGCGGGTCGGTTTATGGGCTTTACCGAATCCCGAGAAGCCATGGGAATGGAGAAAGGACAAACGACAATGCAGATGA